The Burkholderia cepacia ATCC 25416 genome includes a window with the following:
- a CDS encoding DUF938 domain-containing protein, whose amino-acid sequence MTDPTASPDPSARLSAPAAERNRGPILDVLRRVLPASGRVLEIASGTGQHVVHFAQALPGLHWQPSDPDAQARRSIAAWVAHAGLANVAGPLAFDVRDASWPVDALDAIVCINMIHISPWACTDALFAGASRLLRPGGVLFLYGPYRREGRHTAPSNEAFDLQLRSRDPSWGVRDLETVVALGLDRGLDCIEVVEMPANNLSVVFRRLPHAEQ is encoded by the coding sequence GTGACCGATCCGACCGCTTCGCCCGATCCGTCCGCGCGGCTGTCGGCGCCGGCAGCCGAACGCAATCGCGGGCCGATCCTCGACGTCTTGCGCCGCGTGTTGCCGGCGAGCGGCCGCGTGCTCGAAATCGCGAGCGGCACGGGCCAGCACGTCGTCCATTTCGCACAGGCGTTGCCGGGCCTGCACTGGCAACCGAGCGATCCCGATGCGCAGGCGCGCCGCTCGATCGCCGCGTGGGTTGCCCATGCGGGCCTCGCGAACGTTGCCGGGCCGCTGGCGTTCGACGTGCGCGACGCGTCGTGGCCGGTCGACGCGCTCGACGCGATCGTCTGCATCAACATGATCCACATCTCGCCCTGGGCCTGCACCGACGCGCTGTTCGCGGGCGCGTCGCGCCTGCTGCGGCCGGGCGGCGTGCTGTTCCTGTACGGGCCGTATCGCCGCGAGGGCCGGCACACGGCGCCGTCGAACGAGGCATTCGACCTGCAGCTGCGCAGCCGCGACCCGTCGTGGGGCGTGCGCGATCTCGAAACCGTCGTCGCGCTCGGCCTCGATCGCGGGCTCGATTGCATCGAGGTGGTCGAGATGCCGGCGAACAACCTGAGCGTCGTGTTCCGGCGGCTGCCGCACGCGGAGCAGTGA
- a CDS encoding NAD-dependent protein deacetylase, with protein sequence MNDTALHDPSTAGIDPAALDALQTFVERHPRLLVLTGAGISTDSGIPGYRDRNGQWMRSPPIQLHEFLGSDAARRRYWARSMIGWPVVGRAQPNGSHVALARLGSAGRIERLVTQNVDGLHQRAGSGDVIELHGGIDGVTCLDCGAHHARATIQVMLEADNPELLGAQAEPAADGDAHLEWAALDTFRIPACPACGGLLKPAVVFFGENVPRERVALASQALDAADALLVVGSSLMVYSGYRFCVWAQAQHKPVAALNLGHTRADPILTLKVEARCAPALDALTARLGLAGHAPEHAS encoded by the coding sequence ATGAACGACACAGCCCTGCACGACCCCTCAACCGCCGGCATCGATCCGGCCGCACTCGATGCGCTGCAGACGTTCGTCGAACGTCATCCGCGCCTGCTGGTACTGACCGGCGCGGGCATCAGCACCGACTCCGGCATTCCCGGCTATCGCGACCGCAACGGCCAGTGGATGCGCTCGCCGCCGATTCAGCTCCATGAATTCCTCGGCTCCGATGCCGCGCGGCGGCGTTACTGGGCGCGCAGCATGATCGGCTGGCCCGTCGTCGGCCGCGCCCAGCCGAACGGGTCGCACGTCGCGCTCGCGCGGCTCGGCAGCGCGGGGCGGATCGAGCGTCTCGTCACGCAGAACGTCGACGGTTTGCACCAGCGCGCGGGCAGCGGCGACGTGATCGAGCTGCACGGCGGCATCGACGGCGTCACGTGTCTCGATTGCGGCGCGCATCATGCGCGCGCGACGATCCAGGTCATGCTCGAGGCCGACAATCCCGAGCTGCTGGGCGCGCAGGCCGAGCCTGCCGCGGACGGCGACGCGCATCTCGAATGGGCGGCGCTCGACACGTTCCGCATCCCGGCGTGCCCCGCGTGCGGCGGGCTGCTGAAGCCGGCAGTCGTGTTCTTCGGCGAAAACGTGCCGCGCGAGCGCGTGGCGCTCGCGTCGCAGGCGCTCGATGCGGCCGATGCGCTGCTCGTCGTCGGCTCGTCGCTGATGGTGTATTCCGGCTACCGCTTCTGCGTGTGGGCGCAGGCGCAGCACAAGCCGGTCGCCGCGCTCAATCTCGGCCATACGCGCGCCGATCCGATCCTGACGCTGAAGGTCGAGGCGCGTTGCGCACCCGCGCTCGACGCGCTCACCGCGCGGCTGGGCCTCGCGGGCCACGCACCGGAGCACGCATCGTGA
- a CDS encoding GNAT family N-acetyltransferase, which produces MPDTHDWLDIDYRTLFRLHPDRRIERENDPDCSPGPRFWLGRGAERNLAGVRADVPFPVAEELARLADSETPSADFTQPAHLERYLSLLAPVPHWNIGLVYALPHALGFDTDAHVELIDGDSDAGRHLLHALSMRGMPEGLFSMGFQGAADLWAPWCAAVVDGEVASVAFAARLSEVGAELGLATAPAFRGRGLAAAVTAAWSRLPSLRTRTLFYSTASDNRASQRVAARLGLTLRGTTLRVA; this is translated from the coding sequence ATGCCTGACACACACGACTGGCTGGATATCGACTACCGGACGCTGTTCCGGCTGCATCCGGATCGCCGGATCGAACGCGAGAACGATCCCGACTGCTCGCCCGGGCCCCGCTTCTGGCTCGGCAGAGGCGCGGAACGCAACCTGGCGGGCGTACGCGCCGACGTGCCTTTTCCTGTAGCAGAAGAACTGGCGCGCCTGGCCGACAGCGAAACGCCGTCGGCGGACTTCACGCAGCCCGCGCATCTCGAACGCTATCTGTCGCTGCTCGCCCCCGTTCCGCACTGGAACATCGGTCTCGTCTACGCGCTGCCGCACGCACTCGGCTTCGACACCGACGCACACGTCGAACTGATCGACGGCGACAGCGACGCGGGCCGGCATCTGCTGCACGCGCTGTCGATGCGCGGGATGCCCGAAGGCCTGTTCTCGATGGGGTTTCAAGGCGCCGCCGATCTGTGGGCGCCGTGGTGCGCGGCCGTCGTCGACGGAGAAGTCGCCTCGGTCGCATTCGCCGCGCGGCTATCCGAAGTCGGTGCCGAACTCGGTCTCGCGACGGCCCCTGCATTCCGGGGGCGCGGCCTCGCGGCGGCCGTGACCGCCGCGTGGTCGCGGCTGCCGTCGCTTCGAACCCGCACGCTGTTCTACAGCACGGCCAGCGACAACCGAGCGTCACAACGCGTGGCGGCGCGCCTCGGCCTCACGCTGCGCGGTACGACGCTGCGGGTGGCATAG
- a CDS encoding lysozyme inhibitor LprI family protein, producing MNALQHAVIGLAASAMLFTVASDARADDAQRTVICKTAEETGYTADIRNCLRLKYDEADRRLNAVYKTKMASLDAQGKARLRDDERRWLKARDAACAESRQPDAGGTLGLVEVDSCFVGETERRVKVIEAFR from the coding sequence ATGAATGCGCTTCAACACGCGGTGATCGGTCTGGCGGCGAGCGCGATGCTTTTCACGGTTGCGTCCGACGCGCGCGCGGACGATGCGCAGCGTACCGTTATCTGCAAGACCGCCGAGGAAACGGGCTACACGGCCGACATCCGCAATTGCCTGCGGCTGAAATACGACGAGGCCGACCGACGGTTGAATGCCGTCTACAAGACGAAGATGGCGAGCCTGGATGCACAGGGCAAGGCGAGGTTGCGCGACGACGAGCGCCGCTGGCTCAAGGCGCGGGATGCTGCCTGCGCCGAATCGCGGCAGCCCGATGCAGGCGGTACGCTCGGGCTCGTGGAGGTTGACAGTTGCTTCGTCGGCGAAACCGAACGCCGCGTGAAGGTCATCGAGGCCTTTCGTTGA
- a CDS encoding LLM class oxidoreductase: MTTPAPARPDVAHRIFSAGQLSIGLTLPLLRTGHVVADFDEQLELAALADTLGFRALWIRDVPLNSADYPDPVGHLDPWVLLGALASRTRRIALASGAIVLPLRHPLHIAKGALSVATLSGGRFILGLGSGDRPPEYAAFGVDAETRRDRYRAHWDVVAAALGVPSRVLPDEAPPDAPDFTLLPRGADAVPMLAVGSGGQSVDWIARHSIGWMTYHRDPDTQHARYSMWRAAVERLASPAFRAFGVSMRLDLVEDPDAPATALPLGYATGRRALIDILRNMRAAGTHHVTLNPGSDRPVRDVIEEIAEHVLPVFHDGEA, encoded by the coding sequence ATGACCACGCCCGCCCCTGCCCGTCCCGACGTCGCGCATCGCATCTTTTCGGCCGGGCAGCTGTCGATCGGCCTCACGTTGCCGCTGCTTCGCACCGGCCATGTCGTTGCCGACTTCGACGAGCAACTCGAACTCGCGGCGCTGGCCGACACGCTCGGCTTTCGCGCGCTGTGGATTCGCGACGTGCCGCTGAACAGCGCCGACTATCCCGACCCGGTCGGCCACCTCGACCCGTGGGTCCTGCTCGGCGCACTGGCGTCACGCACGCGCCGGATTGCACTCGCCAGCGGCGCGATCGTGCTGCCGCTGCGTCATCCGCTGCATATCGCGAAAGGCGCGCTGTCGGTCGCGACGCTGTCGGGCGGACGCTTCATCCTCGGGCTCGGCTCCGGCGACCGGCCGCCCGAATATGCGGCGTTCGGCGTCGACGCGGAAACGCGCCGCGACCGGTACCGCGCGCACTGGGACGTCGTCGCGGCGGCGCTCGGCGTGCCATCGCGCGTGCTGCCCGACGAAGCGCCGCCCGATGCGCCCGACTTCACGCTGCTGCCTCGCGGCGCCGACGCGGTGCCGATGCTGGCGGTCGGCTCGGGCGGGCAAAGCGTCGACTGGATCGCGCGTCACTCGATCGGCTGGATGACGTACCACCGCGATCCGGACACGCAGCACGCACGGTATTCGATGTGGCGCGCGGCGGTTGAAAGGCTCGCGTCGCCGGCCTTTCGCGCGTTCGGCGTGTCGATGCGACTCGACCTCGTCGAGGATCCCGATGCGCCGGCTACCGCATTGCCGCTCGGCTATGCAACCGGACGCCGCGCATTGATCGACATCCTGCGGAACATGCGCGCGGCAGGCACGCATCACGTCACGCTGAATCCGGGCTCGGACCGGCCCGTGCGCGACGTCATCGAAGAAATCGCGGAACACGTCCTGCCGGTTTTTCACGACGGGGAAGCGTGA
- a CDS encoding mechanosensitive ion channel family protein, which yields MRHILLGWLLAAVVTAAHAAAPAPAAASAASGTAPALTPQQAQQALNVLENPRDRAQVETTLRAIAAVGALSAPAVVASDAAAASGASAAAAPGALTSNGLASMLVRQGSRWATEIGGALKESLHSLLDVGSVGSWWHDRLVRADERADLAHAFWIIVAVLVPALFVEWLAKRLLRRALTAVAARRADTSPRTAPDSTSPDDDDAPPDTLAKPDAADPADAPDTAPASSQGRGHARRHTTLLHRMPRALVSLALRAVPLLVFVGVASLTMSAIGETGTPIEFALEALIDIYVICRLVTIVSRLFFQPDARQLRLLHISDAWADFAQRSIARIVIVVGACTAAVEIAASFGLSEAGHVALLKAVALVGHLMVSALILRSRQPVAARIRAAGDDRASFEMVANALADAWAPVSVFIVMALWFVWALDVHNGYRVLITLGGRSIAVMIGMRMVSIVVFGALARLFQGRDEDRTLVHLHAYRYYPLLRQIVSGAIGIVTVVLLLQIWGVPIFRAFETGTIGHRLASALVTIAIAAIVALLVWEAANIAIERRLQRWTREGNLVRAARLRTLLPMLRSLLFVMIALVVVLTGLSQLGVNVGPLLAGASIFGVALGFGSQKLVQDFITGIFLLMENAMQVGDWVTLAGVSGTVEYLSIRTVRLRAGDGSLYTIPFSSVTTVNNTNRGLGNAAVKISIAYGEDIDRAIATLKEIGAALRDDPKYRDGILSDFSYWGIDQVDGAALALAGQMQCTDATRWSVQREFNRRIAETFRERGIRIANPQRSVVAYADGSRPVVEGENGGNGSDGDNSGNGHAAEPERKPG from the coding sequence ATGCGACATATCCTCCTCGGCTGGCTGCTTGCCGCCGTCGTCACGGCCGCTCACGCGGCCGCTCCCGCCCCGGCCGCCGCGTCGGCCGCTTCCGGCACCGCGCCTGCGCTGACGCCGCAACAGGCTCAGCAGGCGCTCAACGTGCTCGAAAATCCCCGCGATCGCGCGCAGGTCGAAACGACGCTGCGTGCGATCGCGGCCGTCGGCGCGCTGAGCGCACCCGCGGTCGTTGCCAGCGATGCGGCGGCGGCCAGCGGCGCTTCGGCGGCCGCGGCCCCGGGCGCGCTCACGTCGAACGGGCTCGCGTCGATGCTCGTCCGGCAGGGATCGCGCTGGGCCACCGAAATCGGCGGCGCGCTGAAGGAGTCGCTGCACTCGCTGCTCGATGTCGGCTCGGTCGGAAGCTGGTGGCACGACAGGCTGGTGCGAGCCGACGAGCGCGCGGATCTCGCGCACGCGTTCTGGATCATCGTCGCCGTGCTCGTGCCCGCGCTCTTCGTCGAATGGTTGGCAAAGCGGTTGTTGCGACGCGCGCTGACCGCAGTGGCCGCACGGCGTGCCGACACGTCGCCCCGCACCGCGCCGGACTCCACCTCGCCCGATGACGACGACGCGCCGCCGGACACCCTCGCCAAACCCGACGCCGCCGATCCCGCCGATGCCCCTGACACCGCCCCCGCATCGTCACAAGGCCGAGGCCACGCGCGCCGCCACACCACGCTGCTGCACCGGATGCCGCGCGCGCTCGTCAGCCTCGCGTTGCGTGCCGTGCCGCTGCTCGTGTTCGTCGGCGTCGCGAGCCTGACGATGTCCGCGATCGGAGAGACGGGCACCCCGATCGAATTCGCGCTCGAAGCGCTGATCGACATCTACGTGATCTGCCGGCTCGTCACGATCGTCAGCCGGCTGTTCTTCCAGCCCGATGCGCGGCAATTGCGGTTGCTGCACATCAGCGATGCGTGGGCCGATTTCGCGCAACGTTCGATCGCGCGGATCGTGATCGTGGTCGGCGCCTGCACGGCCGCTGTCGAGATCGCCGCGAGCTTCGGGCTCAGCGAGGCCGGTCATGTCGCCCTGCTGAAAGCCGTCGCGCTCGTCGGGCACCTGATGGTATCGGCGCTGATCCTGCGGAGCCGCCAGCCGGTCGCCGCGCGGATCCGCGCGGCCGGCGACGACCGTGCGTCCTTCGAGATGGTCGCGAATGCGCTCGCGGACGCGTGGGCTCCCGTGTCGGTATTCATCGTGATGGCGCTGTGGTTCGTCTGGGCGCTCGACGTCCACAACGGCTATCGCGTGCTGATCACGCTCGGCGGCCGCTCGATCGCCGTGATGATCGGCATGCGGATGGTCTCGATCGTCGTGTTCGGCGCGCTCGCGCGGCTGTTCCAGGGCCGCGACGAAGACCGCACGCTCGTCCACCTGCACGCGTACCGCTACTACCCGCTGCTGCGCCAGATCGTGTCGGGCGCGATCGGCATCGTGACCGTCGTGTTGCTGCTGCAGATCTGGGGGGTACCGATCTTCCGCGCGTTCGAAACCGGCACCATCGGCCACCGGCTCGCGTCGGCGCTGGTGACGATCGCGATCGCGGCCATCGTCGCGCTCCTCGTGTGGGAAGCCGCGAACATCGCGATCGAGCGCCGCCTGCAGCGGTGGACGCGCGAAGGCAATCTCGTGCGCGCGGCGCGACTGCGCACGCTGCTGCCGATGTTGCGCTCGCTGCTGTTCGTGATGATCGCGCTCGTCGTCGTGCTGACGGGCCTCAGCCAGCTCGGCGTGAACGTCGGCCCGCTGCTTGCCGGCGCGAGCATCTTCGGTGTCGCGCTCGGCTTCGGCTCGCAGAAGCTCGTGCAGGATTTCATCACCGGGATCTTCCTGCTGATGGAAAACGCGATGCAGGTCGGCGACTGGGTCACGCTCGCGGGCGTGTCGGGTACGGTCGAGTACCTGTCGATCCGCACCGTGCGGCTGCGTGCGGGCGACGGGTCGCTGTACACGATCCCGTTCAGCTCGGTGACGACCGTCAACAACACGAACCGCGGGCTCGGCAACGCCGCCGTCAAGATCAGTATTGCCTACGGCGAGGATATCGATCGCGCGATCGCGACGCTGAAGGAGATCGGCGCGGCGTTGCGCGACGATCCGAAATACCGCGACGGCATCCTGTCGGACTTCAGCTACTGGGGGATCGACCAGGTCGACGGCGCGGCACTCGCGCTGGCCGGGCAGATGCAATGCACGGACGCGACGCGCTGGAGCGTGCAGCGTGAATTCAACCGGCGGATCGCGGAGACGTTCCGCGAACGCGGCATCCGGATCGCCAATCCGCAGCGCAGCGTCGTCGCCTATGCGGACGGATCGCGGCCTGTCGTCGAAGGCGAAAACGGCGGCAATGGCAGCGACGGTGACAACAGCGGCAACGGCCATGCCGCCGAACCGGAGCGCAAGCCGGGTTGA
- a CDS encoding CerR family C-terminal domain-containing protein, with protein MNEAKKLRRTSAGGYARGDETRQRIIEAAIELFGERGFAGASTREIAAMAGVNAPALQYYFENKEGVYRACVEAIAENGREVFAPSVGHARAMLDADADVDVLIDAFIGLLRALSDRMFTAPKTMNQRMFFAREQGGQEPASASEILMKRMRKPLNDVSAELIGRISGRPANDPVTRLRALSLFGQITVFHIAQRSALQLLEWEAFEGERAALLVDTIADQTRLLLEQWHAQRDVSAADPEAGVKRGQGAAAKRAVKAKAGASAPAAKSTRRVNKPAAR; from the coding sequence ATGAACGAAGCGAAGAAGCTGCGCCGGACGTCGGCGGGCGGCTACGCCCGCGGCGACGAAACGCGCCAGCGGATCATCGAGGCGGCGATCGAACTGTTCGGCGAGCGCGGGTTCGCGGGTGCATCGACACGCGAGATCGCCGCGATGGCCGGCGTGAACGCGCCGGCGCTCCAGTACTACTTCGAGAACAAGGAGGGCGTGTACCGCGCGTGCGTCGAGGCGATCGCGGAGAATGGCAGGGAAGTGTTCGCACCGTCGGTCGGCCATGCGAGGGCGATGCTCGATGCGGACGCGGACGTCGACGTGCTGATCGACGCGTTCATCGGGCTGCTGCGCGCGCTGTCGGACCGGATGTTCACCGCGCCGAAGACGATGAACCAGCGGATGTTCTTTGCACGCGAGCAAGGCGGCCAGGAGCCGGCGAGCGCGAGCGAGATCCTGATGAAGCGCATGCGCAAGCCGCTCAACGACGTGAGCGCCGAACTGATCGGCCGTATCTCGGGCCGGCCGGCCAACGATCCCGTCACCCGATTGCGCGCGCTGAGCCTGTTCGGGCAGATCACGGTGTTCCACATCGCGCAGCGTTCGGCGCTGCAGTTGCTCGAATGGGAGGCGTTCGAGGGCGAGCGTGCGGCATTGCTGGTCGACACGATCGCCGACCAGACACGCCTGCTGCTCGAGCAATGGCATGCGCAGCGCGACGTATCGGCTGCCGATCCGGAAGCCGGCGTGAAGCGCGGGCAGGGCGCGGCGGCGAAACGTGCGGTTAAGGCGAAGGCGGGGGCATCGGCGCCCGCCGCGAAAAGCACGCGGCGCGTGAACAAGCCCGCCGCGCGTTGA
- a CDS encoding HlyD family secretion protein, which yields MSTPQDPPQQADRQENGTTPRNGSKSGNGSKRRILLVVAVLAAIGGTVWLGRWWTVGRFIESTNDAYLQADSMTAAPKVAGYVTDVYVRDNQAVKAGDPLVRLDVRQYQVALAQSLATVDARRADIARAEADISQQRANLEQADAQAKVSRINAQHAGDEYARYAPLAATGAETHERVADLKSTRDQAVATLAANNASIAAARTQIASFTAQLQQARAQLEAAQASAAQAQLDLDNTIVRSTLAGRVGDRTVRVGQYVQPGTRLLTVVPVDSIYLVANFKETQIGNMRIGQPVELHVDALPDGALSGVVDSFAPGTGAQFALLPPENATGNFTKIVQRVPVRIRLAANARAQRMLLPGLSVTVDVDTRSARDETHHG from the coding sequence ATGTCGACGCCGCAAGACCCGCCACAGCAAGCAGATCGTCAGGAAAACGGAACAACACCGCGAAACGGAAGCAAATCCGGCAACGGATCGAAACGGCGCATCCTGCTCGTCGTCGCCGTGCTCGCGGCGATCGGCGGCACCGTCTGGCTCGGCCGCTGGTGGACGGTCGGCCGTTTCATCGAAAGTACCAACGACGCGTACCTGCAGGCGGACAGCATGACTGCCGCGCCGAAGGTCGCCGGCTACGTGACCGATGTGTATGTCCGCGACAACCAGGCCGTGAAGGCCGGCGATCCGCTCGTGCGACTCGACGTCCGCCAGTACCAGGTTGCGCTCGCGCAATCGCTTGCGACCGTCGATGCACGCCGCGCGGATATCGCACGCGCCGAGGCCGACATCAGCCAGCAGCGTGCGAATCTCGAACAGGCCGACGCGCAGGCGAAGGTGTCGCGGATCAATGCGCAGCACGCCGGCGACGAATACGCGCGTTATGCGCCGCTCGCGGCGACCGGTGCGGAGACGCACGAACGCGTGGCAGACCTGAAGAGCACGCGCGATCAGGCGGTCGCGACGCTCGCCGCGAACAATGCGTCGATCGCGGCCGCACGCACGCAGATCGCGTCGTTCACCGCCCAGCTCCAGCAGGCACGCGCGCAGCTCGAAGCCGCGCAGGCCAGTGCCGCACAGGCGCAGCTCGACCTCGACAACACGATCGTGCGCAGCACCCTCGCCGGCCGCGTCGGCGATCGCACGGTGCGCGTCGGTCAATACGTGCAGCCCGGCACGCGCCTGCTGACCGTGGTGCCCGTCGATTCGATCTACCTCGTCGCGAACTTCAAGGAAACGCAGATCGGCAACATGCGTATCGGCCAGCCGGTCGAACTGCATGTCGACGCCTTGCCGGACGGTGCGCTGTCCGGCGTCGTCGACAGCTTCGCACCCGGCACCGGCGCGCAGTTCGCCCTCCTGCCGCCCGAGAATGCGACCGGCAACTTCACGAAGATCGTCCAGCGCGTGCCGGTACGCATCCGCCTCGCCGCGAACGCCCGCGCGCAGCGCATGCTGCTGCCGGGGCTGTCGGTGACGGTCGACGTCGATACGCGCTCGGCCCGCGACGAGACGCATCATGGCTGA
- a CDS encoding MDR family MFS transporter: protein MAEPSATMPVPPHEGRASVTDWIAVAAGALGALMATLDISITNSALPQIQGEIGATGTEGTWISTGYLMSEIVMIPLAAWLTRVFGLRNFLLTNSALFIAFSMMCGWSHSLPMMIAGRIGQGFTGGALIPTAQTIIRTRLPLSQLPVGMTLFGLIVLLGPLFGPVLGGWLAENVNWSWCFFLNLPVCLLLMGLLWFGLPSDRPQWSTFFNADWLGIAGLAIGLSSLTVVLEEGQRERWFESQMIVTLSLVSLAGMILIALSQRFAKRPIVRLSLMRNPRYASVIVIVSAVGAGLYGVSYLLPQFLAIVAGYNAEQAGAIMLLSGLPAFLVMPILPRLLGKVDFRILVISGLLLFCLSCMLDISLTAQSVGHDFVWSQLIRGVAQMLAMMPLNQASMAAVAREDSGDAAGLYNMARNLGGSIGLAIIGTVIDRRTTFHTAALRESVTANSLIGQDRLSAYAANWFAHTGDLAYSNMRALGQLAQQIQVQAVVMTYSETFYLLGLALLACVPLALLLRTPRGPQPMSSGH from the coding sequence ATGGCTGAACCGTCCGCCACGATGCCCGTGCCGCCGCACGAAGGCCGCGCGAGCGTGACCGACTGGATCGCGGTCGCGGCCGGCGCGCTCGGCGCGCTGATGGCGACGCTCGACATCTCGATCACGAATTCCGCGTTGCCGCAGATCCAGGGTGAAATCGGCGCAACCGGCACCGAAGGCACGTGGATCTCGACCGGCTACCTGATGTCGGAGATTGTGATGATCCCACTCGCCGCGTGGCTCACGCGCGTGTTCGGGCTGCGCAATTTCCTGCTGACGAACTCCGCGCTGTTCATCGCGTTCTCGATGATGTGCGGCTGGTCGCATTCGCTGCCGATGATGATCGCCGGCCGGATCGGCCAGGGCTTCACCGGTGGCGCGCTGATCCCGACCGCGCAGACCATCATCCGCACGCGGCTGCCGCTGTCGCAGTTGCCGGTCGGCATGACGCTGTTCGGCCTGATCGTGCTGCTCGGGCCGCTGTTCGGCCCGGTGCTCGGCGGCTGGCTCGCGGAAAACGTGAACTGGAGCTGGTGCTTTTTCCTGAACCTGCCGGTGTGCCTGCTGTTGATGGGGCTGCTATGGTTCGGGCTGCCGTCCGATCGTCCGCAATGGAGCACGTTCTTCAACGCGGACTGGCTCGGGATCGCCGGCCTCGCGATCGGGCTGAGCTCGCTCACCGTCGTGCTCGAGGAAGGCCAGCGCGAACGCTGGTTCGAATCGCAGATGATCGTCACATTGAGCCTGGTGTCGCTCGCCGGGATGATCCTGATCGCGCTGTCGCAACGCTTCGCGAAGCGGCCGATCGTGCGGCTGTCGCTGATGCGCAATCCGCGCTACGCAAGCGTGATCGTGATCGTGTCCGCGGTCGGTGCCGGCCTGTACGGCGTGTCCTACCTGCTGCCGCAGTTCCTCGCGATCGTCGCCGGCTACAACGCGGAACAGGCGGGCGCAATCATGCTGCTGTCGGGGCTGCCGGCCTTTCTCGTGATGCCGATCCTGCCGCGCCTGCTCGGCAAGGTCGATTTCCGCATCCTCGTGATCTCCGGGCTGCTGCTGTTCTGCCTGAGCTGCATGCTCGACATCAGCCTGACCGCGCAGAGCGTCGGCCACGACTTCGTCTGGTCGCAACTGATTCGCGGCGTCGCGCAGATGCTCGCGATGATGCCGCTCAACCAGGCATCGATGGCGGCCGTCGCACGCGAAGACTCCGGCGATGCAGCCGGGCTCTACAACATGGCACGCAACCTCGGCGGCTCGATCGGGCTCGCGATCATCGGCACCGTGATCGACCGGCGCACGACCTTCCACACGGCCGCGCTGCGCGAATCGGTGACGGCGAACTCGCTGATCGGGCAGGACCGGCTGTCGGCCTACGCGGCCAACTGGTTCGCACACACCGGCGATCTCGCGTATTCGAACATGCGCGCGCTCGGACAGCTGGCGCAGCAGATCCAGGTCCAGGCCGTCGTGATGACCTATTCCGAAACCTTCTATCTGCTGGGCCTTGCACTGCTCGCCTGCGTGCCGCTCGCGCTGCTGCTGAGAACGCCGCGCGGGCCGCAGCCGATGTCGTCCGGCCACTGA